Genomic window (Staphylococcus debuckii):
AAGAAATTCTGATAAAGAAACTGTAGCTAGAGAAATTGCACGATTGGACTTAGCTATTTTAGACAACAATGTGCTGACGGATATTATCAAATTAAAATCAGTGTATATCCAAGACTTTGAGCAGAATCCTACTGTGGAAGAATCAAACGCAATTAAAGCGATTAAACGTGATATCGAGGATAACTTAAATAAAATAGTGAATCCACCGAAATCATGGACTTATACAGTATCAGAAAGCGCGAAGTTGCACTTTGCGGCGATCTACGTGGATGTACAAGCGAAAAAGAAATTCGAGTTGCCAGCAACGAAAACTGAATTCCTTAAATCACATCCTGAATTAAAAGAGGGAGATTTAGTATACAAAAGTATTTTCCGTCATCGTGAAGCACGCGATTACTCAATTGAAGAAATTATTGAACCTAGACTGCAAACTGCCGTCTTCAATCCTATACTAGAAGAACATTCTGATATCTATATTAAAAAAGGTGATATCGAAGAGTTATACAAAGGAAAATATGACAACTTCAAAGTCCAAGTTTATCTACAAACTTACGAAATCGGCCAAGGACCAGAACCTGAAGAAGTAGAAGTCGATGAAGAAGTTGTAGAAACAGTGGACGTTAAGCCAGAAGAAGTGGAAGCTTCAATTGAAGTAGATGAAATGATTAAAGACGCAAGAACAAATCAAGAAAACGCATCTAAGACTGATACTTCAAAAGATGACAACGAGAAAGATAAAGACTCTAAAAAAGACGATAAGAAAAAAGATAACAACAAATCAAAAAAAGACAAAAAGAAAAAATCCGAGAAAACGGAAAATAAAAAAGATAAAAAGAAAGACACATCTAAGAAAAAAGACAACAAGAAGAAAAATAAGAAAAAGAAATAATTTTTTTGGAATCCCCGTTAGAAACTTGCTCAAGTTTCTAACGGGGATTAATTTATATAAATTGCTATCTACTAAACCACGAAATATTGTTAATTAAAAAAGGTAGAATACTCAAATGGAAGTTCGGAGTATAAGCTGTCTACACTTTATTAAATTAATATATCTTTATAAAAAATTCTCAAAAAAGCCGATGTATGACATTAATTACAAAGAATGTAAGAGGAAGTGTAAAAAGAAAGGAGAAAATCAAATTAGCAGAAAGCCTTTTAAAATGATTCTTATATGTTGAAGTGTAAAATAATGTTGTATATACAAAAATAATTATTTTAAAAAGTATTGCCTTTACAGATGAATTTACATATAATTTAAGTTGATTTAACAAAACTTTACATAGAGCAATGGAAAACATTTGTATTTAGAAAACTTCTAATTCATATATTTAGAAGTGTTTTTTAATGGTTATTTTAGATTATAAAGTGAAAGTGTACGTTTTTCGTTTGTCTATTCAATTATAAAGGATTGTGGAAAATAAGATTTTTTTATTAATGAAATTGATTTTTTATAGTAAAGAAAAAGTTGATTTTTAAAGGAGAGATGATTAATGAAAGAAATTATGACTATTTTTGGGACTAGACCAGAAGCAATTAAAATGGCTCCCTTAGTGAAAGAACTTGAAAAAAGTAATTTTCTTAACCCTATAGTAGTTGTGACTGCACAACATAGAGAAATGTTAGATGGTGTACTGGAAACATTTAAAATCAAGCCTGATTTTGATTTAGATATAATGAAGAAAAATCAAACACTTTCAGAAATAACAGCAAATGTATTAGTGAAACTTGATGAAATAATTAAGATTAAAAAACCGGATATGATTTTAGTGCATGGTGACACTTCAACTACTTTTGCTGGAAGCTTAGTAGCTTTTTATAACCAAATTCCTATAGGACATGTAGAAGCTGGCTTGAGAACTTGGAATAAATATTCTCCATTTCCTGAAGAATTGAATAGACAAATGGTTAGTGTGATGTCAGATATTAATTTTGCGCCTACTAAAACAGCAGCTAATAATCTTTTAGAAGAAAACAAAAATGAAGATACTATTGCTATTACTGGCAATACTGCAATTGACGCTATGAAATATACAATAAAAAAAGATTATTCTTCTAATATTGTTGATAAACATAAAGATAAGCGCATATTATTATTGACCGCACATCGAAGAGAGAACCTTGGATCTTCAATGCATAATATATTTAAAGGGGTTAAAAGAATAGTTGAAGAATATGAAGATGTAGTAGTAGTTTACCCTATGCACAAGAACCCTAAAGTTAGAGAAATAGCAAAAAAATATTTGGCAAATCATGAGAGAATTGAGTTAATCGAACCTTTAGGAGTAACAGATTTTCATAACTTTGCTAATCAAGCGTATTTAATATTAACTGATTCAGGTGGTGTGCAAGAAGAAGCACCATCATTGGGAAAGCCGGTTTTAGTTTTAAGGGATACAACAGAAAGACCTGAAGGTGTCGAAGCGGGAACTTTAAAGGTAATTGGAACATCAACAGATTCTATTTATAATCACACAAAAAATTTGTTAGATGATACAGAACTTTATCAAAATATGAGTAAAGCCTCAAACCCCTATGGAGATGGCAATGCAGCAAAAAGAATTTGTGATAATATTGAGTATTATTTTGAAATAAGATCTGAAAAACCAAAGTCATTTCTTGATGGATTTTAGGAGGCTTAATATCGATGGAATTAAAGTTAGTTAATTATAATATTGGCTATATAGAGTCACAAACAAACCAACTAATTGTTTTTGGTTTTCATAATAGCAAAAAAAAATTGAAAGTTAACCAAGAAACTTTATTAAAAGATGAACGGATATTGTTTAAAGTTAATAGACCTGATGCTTTATTAGGAGTTGTAACCTTTAAAGAAAAAGAATATTTTATTCATGTGAAAAAAGGAAAATTAATTATAACTAGATATATAAATGGCGATACTAAAGGAAGCTTAATATTAAACTTCACTATTTTTGATGATAGATTTGAAATTGTTAAAACTAAGTACAGCTATAACCTTTTTGATAAATCGACATCTTCAAATTTTACATTGACTAGCGATATCTTTGAAGTTAGCCATAAAATAATTGCCAAAAATCCTATAAGAAGGAAAAAAGAGAGCAATATCTATCTAAAAATTCGTTATGGTAGCTATTATAATTTCGTTGAATACAATGTAAAAAAGAAAAAGATAGTATTAAAAACTTTGAGTTTTTCAGTATTAGGAAATAGAAAATTAAAAGTTAGCTTTTCAACTGCGAATGAATTGGAAATTAATTTTAAAGGTAAAAAAGAAAATATAAAAATCAGCGACTTACTCAAGAAAAAACACATAAGACTAAATGATAAATTTAAAGAGGTATTAATCGAACCTGTCTATTTTAGAGTCGGAAAAAGATTATTTGTACTTATTAAAAATTCTGTTAACGGTAATTGCTATATTAAATTTAATACTAGAGTCAACTTAATGTTGAAATATTCGGAATATGATATAAAAAGTAAAAAAGGCTACTTTTATATTGATGGTAAAATAGAATTTAAAGAGAATCCTCATTTCGATTCATTAATGACTAATAAAGGGAAAATTTTAAGCAAGTTAATATGGAAAAACTCTACTAATTTTACAGCTAAAATTAAAAAAAGCGATATTTATAACTTGCCTAATATTCATACGTCGTTGTTGTTCTGTAAAAGCAACGAGCCTATATTACCAATGAAAAGATATAATAAAGATAGAATTCCACCGAAAAAAGTTGTACACACTACTACAATTTATAAAGATAAGGTACTAATTGCTCGTTTGAATTTAGCAAATAATATTTCTATTTCAATTGTTCCTAAGTTACCTGTCTATAATACCTTTAACCAGATGAAAATAGAGATAGCTTACTTCATTTCAAAAAGAATGAAAAATATGTTTGGCAAGAAGATCAATCTATATTTTGAAAAAGAGGCTTCAAGAGTCGGTGAATCAGGAAGTTATGTTTTTGAAAAA
Coding sequences:
- the wecB gene encoding non-hydrolyzing UDP-N-acetylglucosamine 2-epimerase: MKEIMTIFGTRPEAIKMAPLVKELEKSNFLNPIVVVTAQHREMLDGVLETFKIKPDFDLDIMKKNQTLSEITANVLVKLDEIIKIKKPDMILVHGDTSTTFAGSLVAFYNQIPIGHVEAGLRTWNKYSPFPEELNRQMVSVMSDINFAPTKTAANNLLEENKNEDTIAITGNTAIDAMKYTIKKDYSSNIVDKHKDKRILLLTAHRRENLGSSMHNIFKGVKRIVEEYEDVVVVYPMHKNPKVREIAKKYLANHERIELIEPLGVTDFHNFANQAYLILTDSGGVQEEAPSLGKPVLVLRDTTERPEGVEAGTLKVIGTSTDSIYNHTKNLLDDTELYQNMSKASNPYGDGNAAKRICDNIEYYFEIRSEKPKSFLDGF
- a CDS encoding CDP-glycerol glycerophosphotransferase family protein translates to MELKLVNYNIGYIESQTNQLIVFGFHNSKKKLKVNQETLLKDERILFKVNRPDALLGVVTFKEKEYFIHVKKGKLIITRYINGDTKGSLILNFTIFDDRFEIVKTKYSYNLFDKSTSSNFTLTSDIFEVSHKIIAKNPIRRKKESNIYLKIRYGSYYNFVEYNVKKKKIVLKTLSFSVLGNRKLKVSFSTANELEINFKGKKENIKISDLLKKKHIRLNDKFKEVLIEPVYFRVGKRLFVLIKNSVNGNCYIKFNTRVNLMLKYSEYDIKSKKGYFYIDGKIEFKENPHFDSLMTNKGKILSKLIWKNSTNFTAKIKKSDIYNLPNIHTSLLFCKSNEPILPMKRYNKDRIPPKKVVHTTTIYKDKVLIARLNLANNISISIVPKLPVYNTFNQMKIEIAYFISKRMKNMFGKKINLYFEKEASRVGESGSYVFEKVMQKKEEKSSNYYILDRKSKGYQNMKRKWGNNLVKRFSFKHYLLIFLSTSFISSELSSHVISGRIYSDKLNKKIKSTPLYFLQHGIMFAKPVDNPMAAGFHKKNMLNNVVKNVISSDLEAREFYKMGYDENDLMKTGLPKFDGAQLNDDANKITFMPTWRYWEEAEIVNGNIQNTTYYDSFIKLIKAFEKADLLNNLQITAHNKFTEFISESLPQYKSLICEDPTEALKNSKIFITDYSSIIYDAIYRGTYPIFYWKDKDYLIKNYQAIPPVNELNAPGEIAYSEDELIDLVIAAIKNNYKIEEKNLKKYRNINEFYDNNNSERVISILKKENVL